Sequence from the Rutidosis leptorrhynchoides isolate AG116_Rl617_1_P2 chromosome 3, CSIRO_AGI_Rlap_v1, whole genome shotgun sequence genome:
aattatataatgaTTTTGATTTTGAATACGAATTAGGAAAatcttacaacatgaaatatgttgtatATCATTCATATAAACGTTATCAATCGTCAATTTAACAAGAAACATAACATATAACTCGAATTCGATTGtaaaacaatgtttgactttttaggTTTAAAATTTGACTCTTCGAATTCGAGCTTTGATATAACGAATTAGGACCTGCGAATTTGAGGAAACACTCACGACATGATTTAGAACACTTCTGCAATTCTACTTCCTATCAATTCGTTTTGAATCGATTCAAAGGTTAAATGGGTTTtgagtttataaaaaaaatatcggttctgtttctttttttctttttttaacgaACACCAATTACTGAATGATATTGATAAGTACTTAATACAGCTGCAATAGAAATGATTGGGAGGCAAAGGTTCACAAGCAGAATAAGAAAAGAGAAGGGAGATAGTGATGTATACTCATTCCATTCattcatatatctatatctatcggttattatatataacaattaatatttataaatataattataataaatataataaatatactaaaactaataataatgataataacattactaatacaaataataataataattatatgtgttaataataaatactaaacaAATTTCTTACCTATATATTATGTACAATACTATTATTGATTTTTttactaacaatttttattttaatagaagtatgatattaatagtattttaaatttgtagttaaatttaatatattaatattacacattattaatcatgtatattttaataattatacatatatataacatataatagttAAATCTTTTATATACATATCCAAATAACTATTTATAGAAGTCACATAcacttatatatagttttatttttaataatcaCATTATTAccttgtttattattttatatatattcaatactaATGATTATATCTTATTGTttcaatttattttatatactactttacccattcaattcaattaattaaattgtattttattttacatatttaatttaagttatgtttcattacttctaattattttattatacattcttatatatatatatatatatatatatatatatatatatatatatatatatatatatatatatatatatatatatatacatatttatttacaaacaattgttcgtgaatcgtcggtaatggtcaaagggcaatgcattcatgtaaactattcaaaaattttgaaacacgATTTAACAGACTTTGCCCATtatttcgaaaccatataaagattaagtttaaattcggtcgaaaattcccgggtcatcacaattggaACTTATCATTTCAATTTTAAATCTTAAGTTAGGAGTATTATTTTGAAGTTTGTTGAAGATTTcataacaaaatgattatttttacccTTACAATTTAAACTAATATTACGTTATCATAAATTTATGAAGACTTAATATTAATTCAATTactttaataaaaatttataattataatttataatttataatgataTAAGAGACAAACGCGTATGTCCTAAATTCTTAGATGAAGAACACGTGAGTCGCCGCTGTTTTGGATAAATTTAACCAATTCTAGCTTTGAAACAAACACGCAAATTTCCATGTTCCAAATTGTGCACTAAACGTTATAAGCATAATATATTCTTTGATAACGCATAAAACATTATTAAAGTTAAATAACATAAATTTTAGGATGTCATCTGatatctaataaatcttttaaaatagaCGGTTTAAAGTTATTAAAATTAGCATTATTACTTTTATCTACTTCAACGGATTATAAACGCCTAAAAATATTTTGACACTTGCTTTTCAATGAAATATAGTCGGGCATCTTTTAATATTTCGCCAGGGCATTCAAAATCTTAGGACCGACCTGCTAGTAAGTAATACAGGGTATGTAATTGCTCCATAAAATGTAGTGTAGTAAAAAAACGAACCCAAACCTTCCATAGTTGAAAGACCCAAATGCTATGGCACACAAGAAAGAACGAAAAATGTTCAGTGATGAGACTGAAATAATGATTTATTTGGCAACTGATCTTCATGATAGATTTTTCTTATAATTATTCTGGTTAAAATTTTAATTTACCTTAAAGTCATGTTTAGTTTCTTCAATCGTTATTTTCTTTAACTCTTACTTagattatttattaaattttacaaaaaaaaaaaaaaaaaaaaaaatttattataaaatattTTGGTTTTCAACATAATTgtctttatttattatttaaaataaaccTTGGTCGACTGGGAATCCAACAAAGCCGACAGCTTTAATTTCCTCctcctgaagaaaatatatactcaTGAATGTGTAAACATGCTTACCTATTTCGAAATAAAAAGCAGTTAAATAAGAAGACACACCCTTAAAGTAGCTCATGGATGGAGCTCTTAGTTTGACACTTTGACTATTTCGATCTAGTAGTGGATGTGGTGGAAAACAGCAGTAAGACTGAACAGGTggtttttaaagaacttaaatacatactaCATATGTGAAGCTTCATGTATCTTGTTCTTGCTTTACAGATTCATACCATTTCTTCTTTCTCTAATCTTTAATGACCAGAGCCCTTTTTATTGCTTTCTCTACACAAAGCTTTCAGCTTTCATACAAATCTCGCCTGGGTGGTATAGATATAAAACCCTAGAACCTTTTAGATTGGGCCCAAATTGTCAATAAGATCAAATAGTGATAAGCCCATATTAACATgctattttttattttgttttttaaaataaaaatgacAAAATAACGGAGGTGTTGACCCTCGCTTTAATCAAACGTACGTACCTCTTTTATTTCCTCGAGATTGATAGCACAATTTTATTTTATGGAAGATGATATTTCTAATACTTGAATTACTTCATCAACTATTATTTAATCATACTTTTTAAAAATATCACTCAAAAATTTTTAACAAGAAAGTTGTATGGTATATCATTTAAGATCAATGTAGTAAATTAAAGTGAATCTATTAAAATGTGTGTTGGATATATCACTTTCCTTATCAATGTCCATTGAACGAATTGATTTTTTGGATCTCTTATTAATTAAAACTAGCTTAAAGCCTGCGAATTCGCGAGCTTTTTGTATTGAGCAACTTAAATATCGAATTTCTttgagatacaaaacaccaaggttttttttttttttccttttggcAAAAAAACTTTAGAATATATTTTTTTGGACATTAGTTTGTGATCACTCGGAGAACTTAACCAACCATGCGTTCAAAAATTTTCACAAAAAAATTTAGAGAAAAAAACAAACCTCAAGCTGGGCTTACATTCAATCTCTATCCCACTTGATAAAAGGTCATTAGCATAGGCAAATAAAATAAGCAAACTTTACATACAAAACATACATCCGAAGTTTACATTTAATACATTTAACAGTAAAAGATATGCCATATTCTCTTGTTGTGCAGTCTTTCTTACAGAAGCATCCAAGGAGTATCACTCCAAACATCAAATTGGTGGCTCTCACACAATTTGGCATTAACTATCCATTGAAAAACCATTTGTAAAACGTGCATTTGCGTGAAATTGTAACATTGCGGACATATCTCTTTCTTAAGAAAACTCAAAGCTTCTTGAGAAACTTCATTGAAAAGCCATCGGGACCGGAGTTTTATTTCCATCAAAATTACGCACTGCACCCCACACTTCACTTTCTGAAAAATGCTTTTCAATTTCAGCAGCTTGTTGTGGATCCAATTTGTGCAAACCCACAGTGGGCCAGTCCATGGCTGCTGCTGCTACTGTTTCGGCCGAGAACAGTAAGGAGAATAGGCCCAGCACATGCTCTTTAATCTGAACTGGATTTTTAACCCACAAGTCGTTAATCTGTAAACCACTAATCACTGAAACATTGTTCCTGATCCGAGCTATATTATGAAAAAATATCGAGTTTTTATAACCAAAACGTAACCAATTCACACGACTTTGAAGCATTTTCTTCCTATCTTCTTGTCTTTGAAGCACTTTTCGTTTTGACTTAGTGTTCAATCATCTTGATATACTCAAGTTGTAATGGCCACCAACATCCTCATTATGAGCAACTTCCTCATATCTTTTCCCTGCAATAAAAGGAGTAAATAGCAAAATGCACTTGTTAAAGCAACACATTTCGTTAGACAAACAAAAAGCTTACTTACCTTCATAAAGCTCACCCATCTCTTAAGTAACCCTTATTATATAAAACACGACATAgaacaacaacaaaatccaatcTCACAGCATACAaatttcaaaagaaaaaaaaaaagaatcacAAGAAGAATATTTCATTTACTGAAATGGGTGACAATGTTAACCATCATTCTTGAGATAAATACCATGCAAAGTTAACCATAAAAAATAAAGCCAACACTTACTCACTCACTTATAAATTGGCTTAATCAGGCTTTATGTTTAGTGTAAGTGTTCACATAGGCAAAACAAAAATATATAGCTAGAAATCATTGGTCAGATGGGTCATGCAAATGATAAGTAACCCAAGTTTATTCTCGATGCATAAAAACCTCTTATTTGTAATTTTACTCCAAACATGTTTCTTACGGAGTATCAGATAAGCATCATCGTTGCAATAATCTACGACACAATGATTATTCATTATAAATAAAAGAATTTGGATATTTGGTGGGAGTGAGACCCATTTTGAATAATTGTGAATACTCATCCATTTTGATTCATTACAAAATATGCACGACACACCCTTATTGCCAATCAATCCCACCAAATATAAGTCATAAAAAGTAGTCTTAAAACATAAAAGTTATGAATTAACTGCAGGCTGAAATTTCACAAAATTTTGAGTTAGGATCAATAGAACTTATTCTGTTTCATTTTCCAATCAAGAAAAACATACAGGTGGAACGAAAATAATGAGAAAATGAATATCTTGTAGCACTGATAATAGGATGTTACCTGACACATGAGACAAACATAAGATTTGTCCTCCACCTGGATTTTATTATTGATGCTAGCACATCCAACTGGTGCACCTGTTTCATGTATTTCCATGCCAAATGTGCACCTTTAAAGGTTTATCTACAAAATAGTAAGAGTTGTATATATAGGTGTCAATGAATCTGTATTAATTGACTTCCCAAACTACGAACCCATAACTTGCCTACAATTCCCCGTAATAGGGAAAACACAGATAAAGAACTTATTCACAATAAAACCTTTAATAAATTTTGGTAACAAAATTTAGACTCACCACATCATGGAAACATAAAACGttctttatatttaatttattatgatcatccatcgacaaaaataacatcgcCTTTCAATGTTTTAAGCAACATACAATAATAATAGACTGTGGAAGACACTTAACCCCTTCCCTTTTAACTACCTTTTTATATATGACCTATGttgatatacacatacacatacatataaaaaaaaaaaaagagtagaaCCCAAACCAACCCTTCTAACAACACATTGTATTTTACCTCTGTTGTCGTATTCATAAATGAATAAACAATCATATAAACTAACCAGTATAGTAAATGAGTCAAAATTGACAAATTTGATATTTCTGACATGAATTCAAACATTTGACAAATTGTTAAATATTTTAGGTGAAAATTGTAATGAAGCTTAGAATGTCCAATGGAACTAACTACGCAATTGACTATTTAAAGCATATGTCCCCTTTTAAAAAGTAGATCATTAGAGATTCAGTGGCATGATAAAAAGATTCGGTAACGCGTCTAAACTGGCAAATGTCAAAACCTGCAATAAGGGACTGATCAGCTGGTTCTCAAAACCTGCAATAAGGGACTCTCTACACCTATAACTCTAGAGTTGACTGAATATATTTTTTAATCCTTTTTGGTTTTTGACACAATACATTCATTGACTTAGTCATCTTGCTTTCTATCTTGGATATAAAACAATTCCTTTAAAACTTCTCACATGGATTTACAATTGTCAAAAAGTTTACAAAAGATGAAGCAAAGTTTTAATCGTCATACCACATTGTTAGTGTAAATCTTTCAATGGTAGGCAATGCAAGTAAAATTACGCAAAGATTAGCAAAGTATGCATTCACTTAACTATTAGTTACCCAACCTCCTAGATGACCCATGACCCACTCATATTGCCATCTCTAAGGTCAGTAACAAATAATCCTTAACAAACGTATATACAAAACACATATATACAACcttaataatttataaaaaaacATCATAGGAATAAGAACTAACTGTATCTTTTGATAAACCTCCAATGAAAATTTTCCTGTAacatcataaataaaggtttaggtttaaaaatcattaaagaAAAAAGAATTGAAAAATCAAAGATTGTTGATGATGACGAACCCTAGACTGGCGCCATCGATCGCTTAGTATGATATTGGCGTTGGAGACTAAAACCATTCGATTAATGGAATAGTCGAATGCAGAATTTTGATCAAAGAACTTCGGTGGATCGAGATTTGCTTAAACAATCAAATCTTATTTCTCCTAATATTAACTGATCAGACTAAGATCATTGTTTAATTGATTACTAAAATCAAAACCTATGTTTGTGTGGTATTATAAAAGGGTGAAATCGATGTGGATTAATGAAGAAGTGATTCTTTGATGGTGATGATTCTCGTGTGTTTTCATAGAAAAATTAGGGCTTTTTTCCTTGTAGTTGTTTAGTAAATGATTTAAATGTACGTAACCCCtaatcttcttttcttttatcctgATAAAACACAGGCATACATCAGACACGTGTGCAATCCACGCCGAATATTCTAACTGGTAAATTTAATAAAATTCAACATGAGTTGTACATTTTACTTCTTTAATTTACGTTATAATAAAATAAATTTGAAAAATGTATTTACTTCCTGTGTAGCGTCACAAAAATCTTTTATTGCAAGGCAGGAAAGAAAAAACATTCTGTTTTTGAAAAGGAAGAAAACAGGTATGTGCATTTCCTCAAAATGAACAAACTCTCTATAAATAACAAATATTGAACTATTGGACCTATATATATATGGTCATTGTATATGACCATATTAATTACGATTTGCAATTTAATTTTTTTTCATGCATGATTGTTACATTTTAGTGACACCTTTATCGGTTCCCAATATCACTATATCTAAAAGATAGCAACAGTCTaaaagtaagttttttttttttccttttttattcataaataaaattatatacttttttttaataactacataatatgtaatatcaataaACAGGTTATCGATCAAGGAGAACACAAATAGTTAGGCAACTAAAATCTGGCAGACCAAGAAAAAGATATGACATTGATCCTATTTgttttgatttggatgaaccaagttCTTCTGGAGTCAACCACCTACGTATTACCGGAATATCAAACGGTaaggaaataaatatataacataaTGTCTAATAATGTACTACTTTTTAATACACCCTCATAAATTTATGAATGTTTAATTTATTGAACGTTGTACATCCAATGTTACACAGATTATTGTGATGAAGGTGATCAATCGTATACATGCTCAGCTTGTGGTGCAAAACTTTGGTTACGCGAAACACGGAGAGGCAGAGCAACTAAAGGTTTGAGGGGATCGTTCTCAATGTGTTGTCTAAAAGGAAAAATTGTACTTCCGGAGTTTACTAAAGATCCACCAAAACTACTTTATGATTTATTCTCCAACAAACATCCAAAGAGCAAACATTTCTTAGATAATGTTAGGCAGTACAACATGGTATTCGCATTCACTTCGATGGGTGGTAAAGTTGACAACTCGGTGAACAAAGGCAAAGGGTCGTACACTTTCCGAATCCGTGGTCAGAATTGTCATAGGATGGGTGGTTTGGTTCCGAAAAACGGAGACACACCAAAATACTCacaactttatatttatgacaCGGCAAATGAAAGTGCCAACAAAAAAAATGCAATCGGGTACAACATCATACAAATATTAATTCTGAAACAAATTTAATGAACAAATTGTCCTAATAAACTTGATTTGTTTAACAgctaattcatattttaattcTATTTTTCAGGGGTACAAAAGGAAATCAACCCGCTTCATCCAAATACTCACTTGATGATGGACTGATAAAAGATCTAATGGAACTCCTGGACAATATTAATCCACTTGTGAAAATTTATCGAATGGCACGAGACCGCTTTGAAGAAACGCAAAACAGTGATTTTAAAATCAAGTTAATTGCTAGAAGAAGCGGTGACGGTCGTAATTACAACTTGCCTACTGTTGACGAAGTTGCGGCATTAATTGTAGGTGATATTGACATGGAATTTGATAAGCGTGATATTGTAGTAGAGAGTCAAAAAGATGGCCTTCAAAGAATTAGTGAGCTGCATCCTCACTATTTAGCTCTTCAATATCCTTTGTTGTTTGCTTATGCCGAAGACGGATATAGACCTGATATTTTCCACAAAGGTGCAGACAGTAAtacaaaacgaaaaaaaaagagGGTGACTATGCGTGAATTCTTCGCGTACAAAATTCAAGACAGATCCGTTCCAACGATAGCACGTTTGGCAAGAAAACTTCATCAACAGTTGTTGGTTGATGCTTACACAATGATTGAATCCGAAAGAATATTATACATTCAAAAAAATCAAAAGTTATTGAGAGCAGATACCTATTCCAATTTAACAGTCGCAACAATAACAGGTGATGTTGTTAACAGTATGTTGGGTAACAGAATTAAATTGCCTGCATCATTTACGGGAAGTGCACGCTATATGATAGAAAATTACCGAGATGCAATGGCTCTTTGCCGCGTATATGGATATCCTGATCTATTTATTACATTCACGTGTAACTCTAAATGGCCAAAAATCAAAAAAGCGTTAGAAGGCACAGGTCTTAACGCAGAGGATAAACCAGAATACCAAGCTAGGGTCTTTAAAATGAAACTTGATCGCTTAATGGAGGATATCAAGAGAAACAAAATATTTGAAAAAGCTATTGCAGGTTACTCATATTTTACTtttgattaattattaatatataaacactAAAAAATAATTATATAGTGTGAATTAACTATGTTAATGACATCACATATTTAATCAATAGCCTTTTACTAGATATCTCAATTCAATTTATAGCAATGTTACTGTCTAAAAATTTATGAACTTTATTAACATTCAATAaagttattttgtattttattaatgatcattacctttttttttttacagatttaTACACAGTTGAGTTTCAAAAACGAGGATTGCCACATGCACATATATGCATATTCTTAGACGAGCGTGATAAGTTGCATGATCCAGAAGATGAAGATAAGTTTATCTCTGCCGAAATACCTGACAAAGAAGAGGATCCAGAACTATACAAACGTGTCTCCGAGTTGATGATGCACGGCCCATGTGGTAAAGATAATCCAAAATGTCCATGCACAGACATTGAGAAGAAATGCACAAAAAATTTTCCAAAAACATTTGCTGATGAAACAAGTGTCGACACTGAAGGTTATCTAATTTATAAAAGAAGAGACAATGGTAGAATAGTCACCAAACAAGGAATCGATCTAGATAACAGATTTGTTGTTCCATATAACGCACATTTGCTCAAGAAATATCAAGCACATATTAACGTTGAATGGTGTAACCAAATAGGTGCGATAAGGTATCTGTTCAAGtacattgatgtcaaagctaaggggtataaaatactattaaattttacaaggaaatactattaaatacgtgaaatactatatatttttgatacgaaaagcgatacaaattacacaagttttaattatttatttacaaatgggatatacctaaaccttgctacaacactataggaagtgtacctaatcgtagagtagtatagtttttagtaagtccggttcgttccacagggagcgggcttattgcacactatatttttaaacaactatatttgtacaaaatatatataattatatataataatatataaaagggggtttaccgtttaatgaccggtttgtcgatttatattttaaacgaagcgtatagtaaatgacgatatttaaataacaatataaaataaataacaataattaaaatgacaataaataaaagtacgaggaaaaatgaaataaaatatattatgcttatttaagcttccgtaaccatgatgtttgacgtgttgattttaagttttatgcccatgggttaattgtcctttgtcctggattatttaatatgtccgtctggtttttgtccataacagtccatcggtcataaatttaaagtgcgagtgtcctcgtcaaattatccttataccagaagtcaaatattccaactaattggggacttaaactgtaacaaggttttattactttgtttaataattacaccaggatatcgactgcgtgtaacccaaggttttaatactttgttatcaattatgccaagtgtccttgtacataatttcacccctgttttaataattctagtgactattaatccattcccgtgtccggttaaatgaacgattattcgtacatataaataccctacccatcgtgtccgatcgagtgtatgtggttatttataggtacgtccaattgtaaatctttatattaaaattaacaaactatcatttagttaaacaaatataaagcccattaatagcccatagtctaatttccacaagtgtcgttcttttgtccaaaccccaattatggtacaaagcccaattaccccgtctttaatatttagtccaacatcatgattattttggctcaaataagcataataataacttaagtacgagacattaatttaaaaaggagaacataacttacattgagtatttatcgcgtagtgttacacggacagaatttcgacttcaaaaacccgtaaaataacctttacataacccgaactaatctaatataaaactaccctatactatatatattatatatatatttatttatttatttatttattacagagtattattattattatttatatttttatcgaacgaatgcatggccttttataggcgttttgatttctgatagctccgcgagtcgtggagtttttggccttcaaactccgcgagtcgtggagtttgaaaatccagctcaggatcctttgtctcatagcttgtcgacatgattatatatatatttataatatataaataatttatataattatttatatattatattttattcttgtgcatagttgactcataatttttggtccattgcgtcgggcgttgatagttgactcatgtcccggttccggattttcgaacgtccttgcgtacaatttaatatcttgtactttgcgttttgtaacttgtactcttgtcattttgagacgtttctcatcaataaattgaaccttttgaattgtattttgtacatttgagctttttggacgtttgtgtcttcaaatcttcattttcgccttttgtcttcgcacttatttatttaaacaattacaatgaaaatataatacaattacatatgaaaacctattatttaggagggatattgctataaaatatatgttcctttttagccttatcaaatatccccacacttgagcgttgcttgtcctcaaataatacagaacttgaaataaaagcatacatgaatcacttttttattcatcacactttgtacattagtgattttgatatggtggtataaacaatgatagtaacgatagaaccatggttaaaggtgggtgtgtcatccacagttgcctcgggtttaggtcaacgacacttgcaatcaaatagccgatttactttcggttttcaaagcaaagtgcacatttgaaaggcggtttacagtcccacatgactatgaaaatttagatcctttaggaaattggatctttatgaaaacatttgatcttttgaaaattcaatctagcttttaccctagacaagttttccggaataacccttcaccggtgtttgcaaaatatttttgtgggttttgtgggtttcagatttgaaaattttagctcaaaacttatgattttgtgtcacccacttgctaaccttgtattaggaaagcaacacatccagtttacttgtcccgtatattacctttcggcaaactaccgtccggttgtaaaggaaagcgttgaacaagcaactgttaaggcaatgtctaatgacatgcttttgattatggtctataaacgtgtcggatgctagtactatcttttgtaggagcaatagtaaagctcaccctatagttttttagtctggcacaaggtcctgtctccgaccatgctatgcaaccaccgttcttacggttgacacccgatttggttcaggtgacctaatgaattccaggtgaattcctaggattttacgttcaatggtaatgaacgcattgaaaatggtttttcagaaaacaaatcggtttataattttgatcaaaatattttctcgttcaagctcgagtttagatatcattgaattccatgagtttgtaattctcaatctttaaggtcaatctcaaggattgagtaatatcagtcttaaaagctgatttttaatctttaaggagattatcctttctggggatctgattcattagtcttatcaagctaatttgcacggcgccctccccattttacgagacagatcctctcatggttaggataagtctgaccacttagcgaccctgttttatgctgaggtccgtggatttcctgctgattttagtgttgacttttctagatttttcgtcaacctacagctggtctggacgacaacttcttgacctaaatcaagaagcgcgtttctttttcggaagactttacttccttttaatgatggaattgattcatcgtgtagatccatcttttctttcaaatatattacagtaaatcgggtaaaactgattaaaatcgtccaaaataaaagtacctgcaataaatttacagaaacatgtgatagatagtttttaattgaataacttggtacattctccccacacttagtttctttctttgcctttttattctcctttattccattttaaatgaattcaatcgttttagggtgtttctcaatttatgtcctttccgaggtaatgataatttcggcattaacacctagttttatcgttcataaatatgtataaacatgattttgaattcatatagtttaaaatttttcaaattttcataaaatataaatctttaatagtaatttttcaaattttcataaaatttggcaaataagccaagtataaacccgagagaatttataacccttccccacacttgagatcatgcaatgccctcatttgcatgaaatcagactataattataaattcatgagggtgattagtgtagaaagtagttaaagataccataaaattgcaggatgatagatggtgcacctcatcgttcattccttcttgttttatcacacatatttttcttcaaaaacggctgcttttctgaactatttactaatatttgaaaatacgtcttttaccctaactcatcatgcatttttattaacgagttatgcactaacccgaacccctaatttaacgttaagtggggttagacttccccacacttagctgacgacatgtgaagtcggtagaataagttccacgaattagaatagtgagccagttatttacatctcgggtggtataaaatatataaatgggtttaaagtttagactcgcccgattgtcactacttaattcttttttaagtgtagcttttattaaatggata
This genomic interval carries:
- the LOC139900244 gene encoding uncharacterized protein, with translation MSCTFYFFNLRYNKINLKNVFTSCVASQKSFIARQERKNILFLKRKKTGYRSRRTQIVRQLKSGRPRKRYDIDPICFDLDEPSSSGVNHLRITGISNDYCDEGDQSYTCSACGAKLWLRETRRGRATKGLRGSFSMCCLKGKIVLPEFTKDPPKLLYDLFSNKHPKSKHFLDNVRQYNMVFAFTSMGGKVDNSVNKGKGSYTFRIRGQNCHRMGGLVPKNGDTPKYSQLYIYDTANESANKKNAIGGTKGNQPASSKYSLDDGLIKDLMELLDNINPLVKIYRMARDRFEETQNSDFKIKLIARRSGDGRNYNLPTVDEVAALIVGDIDMEFDKRDIVVESQKDGLQRISELHPHYLALQYPLLFAYAEDGYRPDIFHKGADSNTKRKKKRVTMREFFAYKIQDRSVPTIARLARKLHQQLLVDAYTMIESERILYIQKNQKLLRADTYSNLTVATITGDVVNSMLGNRIKLPASFTGSARYMIENYRDAMALCRVYGYPDLFITFTCNSKWPKIKKALEGTGLNAEDKPEYQARVFKMKLDRLMEDIKRNKIFEKAIADLYTVEFQKRGLPHAHICIFLDERDKLHDPEDEDKFISAEIPDKEEDPELYKRVSELMMHGPCGKDNPKCPCTDIEKKCTKNFPKTFADETSVDTEGYLIYKRRDNGRIVTKQGIDLDNRFVVPYNAHLLKKYQAHINVEWCNQIALSYINKGNDRVTAGVCDEDTDEIKEYYDCRYISSCEAIWRMLAFDIHQRNPTVVRLAFHLEDQQSIIFDEEDLIEDVLDRPSVNKSQFLEWMKCNQKYETARQLTYVEFPTKVTTKAFNGFDRTYTSRVTTIW